The Candidatus Desulfatibia profunda genome has a segment encoding these proteins:
- a CDS encoding tyrosine-type recombinase/integrase, with the protein MNTYQIFSVGIFLRRVPLNKHTRAILNRCLERSKNRPTIFRFKIDDVEKVSKEFKAYARKAGLEKHRFHDLRHTVGSHMAMMDKGDTTIQELMRHKSPKSTKVYTKLSPKHLQEASEDLNYGPMPVAKKDD; encoded by the coding sequence ATGAATACGTACCAGATTTTTAGCGTCGGCATATTTTTAAGACGGGTTCCCTTAAACAAGCATACCAGGGCAATACTCAATCGATGCCTGGAAAGGAGCAAAAACCGCCCTACCATTTTCAGATTCAAAATTGACGATGTTGAAAAGGTTTCAAAGGAATTTAAGGCATATGCAAGGAAAGCAGGGCTGGAAAAGCATAGATTTCACGATTTAAGACACACTGTTGGAAGCCATATGGCAATGATGGATAAGGGTGATACTACAATCCAGGAGTTGATGAGGCACAAATCGCCGAAAAGCACAAAGGTGTATACGAAACTATCACCGAAACACTTGCAGGAGGCAAGTGAAGATTTGAACTATGGGCCGATGCCAGTAGCAAAAAAGGATGATTGA